Proteins found in one Opitutaceae bacterium genomic segment:
- a CDS encoding alpha/beta fold hydrolase has translation MPSSTSIKKLFKLFLFAWLVSGAAVSREYELKRFAPPRADKPIPTEDFFRQSVLRSPEINSGGTHISFIASGDDDRSRLLIYEIATEKIEVVGGEGGKDVYWSTWLEGRKILFRVSFKKRYGIGVMVGEAGRLVDAHPVLWNCDAIYLGTPDSSRHRPVFWLRRILSASGAYEDAGVVAIRTELGQKMGRVTVHAGGASSSEPSNVLEDNWHIEPLHPSPQGGIPVAFLLDAEGRLAFGFTAAKGGVVTLHRWVDASWRATPLHLEEFQVLSHADTPGELIVLGPRTDGKPRSVEAINPLTMESKGPILSDEAYDFNGRFFRDPKTLRIVGAHYERDLPAVQWFDQDYEQMQKALDGIFNGLVVRIMGADKERKTLLVRTFSDVQPDTYYFVDQGLNTIGLLGSSRPWIDPSRMRPMRVLKFKTRDGKTLDAYLTLPAGATPTTPAPLVVLAHGGPFARDEWGFNPEVQFLASRGFAVLQPNYRGSTGYSWQFTLAEEWDFVKMHDDVTDAVRTAFGTGLVDAERVAIMGSSFGGYLALSGVTREPGLYRCAITNAGVFDWAQLVRSAKFDQYSDPRYAEMTRHLGEPERAAEKFSAISPIHKVSRIKVPVLVAHGKEDHTVEIAQSKRLLAQLEKHHVEHEQLLIPGEGHNLVELPNRVRFYERVEKFLSKHLLTATASRTDPN, from the coding sequence GTGCCTTCGAGCACATCGATAAAGAAGTTGTTCAAGCTATTCCTGTTCGCTTGGCTTGTCTCTGGCGCGGCAGTGTCACGCGAATATGAGCTTAAACGGTTCGCTCCACCGCGTGCAGACAAACCGATTCCGACGGAGGATTTTTTTCGGCAGAGTGTGTTGAGAAGCCCGGAGATTAATTCCGGAGGCACCCATATCTCCTTTATTGCTAGTGGTGACGATGACAGGTCCCGCTTGCTGATTTACGAAATCGCGACGGAGAAGATTGAAGTGGTGGGAGGAGAGGGCGGCAAAGACGTCTACTGGTCCACCTGGCTTGAAGGTCGGAAGATCCTGTTCCGCGTTTCCTTTAAAAAACGCTACGGCATTGGGGTTATGGTCGGTGAGGCGGGACGACTGGTGGACGCGCACCCCGTATTGTGGAACTGCGATGCCATCTATCTCGGGACGCCTGATTCGAGTCGTCATCGCCCGGTCTTCTGGCTCAGGCGCATCCTCTCTGCCTCGGGAGCTTACGAGGACGCAGGCGTTGTCGCCATACGCACGGAGCTGGGGCAAAAAATGGGCCGAGTGACCGTTCATGCCGGGGGTGCAAGCTCAAGCGAGCCCTCCAATGTCCTGGAAGACAATTGGCACATAGAACCGCTTCATCCGAGCCCTCAAGGAGGGATACCCGTGGCGTTTCTGCTGGATGCGGAGGGAAGGCTCGCGTTTGGATTCACTGCTGCGAAGGGAGGTGTCGTGACACTGCACCGATGGGTGGACGCTTCGTGGCGGGCGACTCCGCTTCACCTGGAGGAATTTCAAGTGCTCTCCCACGCCGACACGCCGGGCGAATTGATCGTTCTCGGCCCGCGTACCGACGGGAAACCTCGCAGCGTGGAAGCAATCAATCCGCTCACGATGGAGAGCAAAGGCCCGATTTTGAGCGATGAAGCCTATGACTTTAACGGTCGATTTTTTCGCGATCCCAAAACACTTCGAATTGTCGGCGCGCACTACGAACGCGATCTTCCGGCCGTTCAGTGGTTCGACCAAGACTACGAGCAGATGCAGAAGGCGCTGGATGGCATTTTCAATGGTCTTGTTGTGAGGATAATGGGAGCGGACAAAGAACGAAAAACACTCCTGGTGCGCACGTTTTCCGACGTTCAGCCAGACACTTATTACTTCGTTGATCAGGGATTAAACACCATTGGCTTGCTGGGAAGTTCGCGCCCCTGGATTGATCCCAGTCGCATGCGCCCCATGCGAGTCCTGAAGTTCAAGACCCGCGATGGAAAGACCCTCGATGCGTACCTCACGCTTCCTGCGGGCGCGACACCGACTACGCCCGCACCCCTTGTTGTATTGGCGCATGGGGGGCCTTTCGCGCGCGACGAATGGGGCTTTAATCCAGAGGTGCAGTTCCTTGCGAGCCGTGGATTCGCGGTCCTGCAGCCCAATTATCGCGGTTCAACAGGCTACAGCTGGCAGTTCACCTTGGCTGAGGAGTGGGACTTTGTGAAGATGCACGACGACGTAACAGACGCGGTGAGGACTGCGTTCGGGACTGGGTTGGTCGACGCAGAGCGGGTGGCGATCATGGGATCGTCGTTCGGTGGCTACTTGGCTCTCTCTGGCGTGACCAGGGAGCCTGGCCTGTACCGCTGTGCCATCACAAACGCGGGAGTCTTCGATTGGGCTCAATTGGTCCGGAGTGCGAAGTTTGATCAGTACAGTGATCCTAGGTATGCGGAGATGACACGGCATCTCGGTGAGCCAGAAAGGGCGGCGGAAAAGTTTTCGGCAATCTCGCCCATCCACAAGGTGAGCCGGATCAAGGTGCCAGTGTTGGTCGCCCACGGCAAAGAGGACCACACCGTGGAGATTGCCCAGTCAAAGCGGCTTTTGGCGCAGTTGGAGAAGCACCACGTGGAGCACGAACAGTTGTTGATTCCCGGCGAAGGCCACAACTTGGTGGAGCTGCCAAACCGCGTTCGATTCTATGAGCGGGTGGAGAAGTTCCTCTCAAAGCACCTGCTTACAGCGACAGCTAGCCGTACGGATCCTAATTAG
- a CDS encoding alpha/beta fold hydrolase, which yields MLRINPAMSLLRLLLLLSLCCAPMFSRELDLKREVPVAPDQKIPTEDFFRDSLLRSPQINPGGTHVSAIVSNAQDRTALLLFEIATKKIEILQGDGTQDIFWTSWLDDKHVIFTMSVAKLYGIGYMVGKAGKLTESYPILQYTDARLLTIPRKDRLRPLFWIRNVPVQGHGYREAGVCALRADFRTDMSLINLLSAGASSVGYNGYSRVVEDNNAHIEAIQESPKGGVPVGFQLDAEDRVAYGFTSGPNGIVTLHRLVGSAWQPVDFDMDSHEILTHADSGQDLIVLGPKANGKPRPVVVMDPVTKEIKGSVLEDKAYDFGGWFFRDPATRLIVGAQYDRDGPAVLWFDPEYQALQKALDTMFKGLVVRVIGIDEGRSIVLVRTFSDRQPSVYHIVDLKNMSVGLFKAARPWIDSKRMRPMNILRFKTRDGRSLDAYLTLPEGASKTSPAPLVVLPHGGPFARDYWEFNDEVQFLASRGYAVLQPNYRGSTGYSWQFTQEEEWDFVKMHEDVTDALKTSLKTGFIDSGRVAIMGSSFGGYLALCGVTKEPGMYRCAITNVGVFDWAQMIKDSKYDQYDSPRYASLMRFLGDPEKAAEKFAAISPIHQIGQVKVPVFVAHGKEDANVSVIQSRRLLRQLEKFSVPYEKMIVSGEGHGMGKLSNQVELYERIEAFLAKNLAP from the coding sequence ATGCTTCGCATCAACCCCGCCATGTCCCTGCTCAGGCTCCTCCTGCTCCTATCACTTTGCTGCGCGCCGATGTTCTCGAGGGAACTCGACTTGAAGAGGGAGGTCCCGGTGGCGCCGGACCAGAAGATTCCAACGGAAGACTTCTTCAGGGACAGCCTTCTTCGAAGCCCGCAAATCAATCCGGGCGGCACGCATGTGTCTGCGATTGTCAGCAACGCCCAGGATCGAACCGCACTCCTTCTCTTTGAGATCGCCACAAAGAAGATTGAGATACTGCAGGGCGACGGCACGCAGGACATTTTCTGGACAAGCTGGCTGGACGACAAGCATGTCATCTTCACGATGTCAGTCGCTAAACTGTACGGCATAGGATACATGGTGGGCAAAGCCGGGAAGCTGACCGAATCGTATCCGATCCTCCAATACACAGACGCCCGCCTGCTGACAATTCCGAGGAAAGACCGGCTCAGGCCCTTGTTTTGGATCAGAAATGTCCCTGTCCAGGGTCACGGCTACCGGGAGGCTGGTGTCTGTGCATTGCGTGCTGATTTCCGCACGGACATGAGCCTCATCAATCTGTTGAGCGCAGGGGCCTCGTCAGTTGGCTACAACGGCTATTCACGAGTGGTGGAGGACAACAACGCCCACATTGAGGCGATTCAAGAGAGCCCAAAGGGCGGAGTTCCCGTCGGCTTCCAGCTCGATGCTGAAGACCGCGTTGCGTATGGGTTTACAAGCGGCCCCAACGGCATCGTTACGCTGCACCGCCTTGTCGGGAGCGCATGGCAACCGGTCGACTTTGACATGGATTCTCACGAGATCCTGACCCATGCCGACAGCGGCCAGGATCTGATTGTCCTGGGCCCCAAGGCAAACGGCAAACCACGGCCCGTCGTCGTGATGGATCCCGTGACGAAGGAAATCAAGGGCTCGGTGCTGGAGGATAAGGCCTACGATTTTGGCGGTTGGTTCTTTCGTGATCCCGCGACACGCCTCATCGTGGGGGCCCAGTATGATCGCGATGGACCGGCTGTCTTGTGGTTCGACCCGGAATACCAGGCACTGCAAAAGGCTCTTGATACCATGTTCAAGGGTTTGGTTGTACGGGTGATCGGGATCGATGAAGGCCGATCCATTGTGCTCGTGCGGACGTTTTCGGACCGGCAACCCAGTGTTTACCACATTGTTGATCTCAAGAATATGAGCGTCGGTCTCTTCAAGGCGGCCCGTCCATGGATTGATTCAAAAAGGATGCGCCCAATGAATATCTTGAGGTTCAAGACGAGGGATGGACGGTCTCTCGATGCTTACCTGACGCTTCCTGAGGGGGCCTCCAAGACCTCCCCCGCACCACTCGTGGTCCTTCCTCACGGTGGGCCTTTTGCCCGGGACTATTGGGAGTTCAATGACGAAGTGCAGTTCCTCGCGAGCAGGGGTTACGCGGTGCTGCAGCCAAACTACCGCGGCTCGACTGGGTACAGCTGGCAATTCACCCAGGAAGAAGAGTGGGATTTCGTGAAGATGCACGAAGACGTGACCGATGCCCTGAAGACTTCTTTAAAGACAGGTTTCATCGATTCAGGCCGGGTGGCGATCATGGGCTCCTCATTTGGCGGTTACCTTGCGCTTTGTGGCGTGACGAAAGAGCCGGGCATGTACCGATGTGCCATAACCAATGTAGGCGTGTTTGACTGGGCTCAGATGATCAAAGACTCGAAATACGACCAGTATGACAGCCCGCGCTATGCCTCGTTGATGCGGTTTCTGGGCGATCCGGAGAAGGCGGCAGAGAAGTTCGCGGCCATTTCACCCATTCATCAGATCGGGCAGGTGAAGGTGCCGGTCTTCGTCGCTCACGGCAAAGAGGACGCCAATGTTTCCGTGATTCAATCGCGGAGGCTACTCAGGCAATTGGAGAAGTTCTCAGTTCCTTATGAGAAGATGATCGTATCTGGGGAAGGGCATGGCATGGGCAAGCTCTCGAACCAGGTGGAACTCTATGAAAGGATTGAGGCCTTCCTGGCCAAGAACCTGGCTCCCTGA
- a CDS encoding alpha/beta fold hydrolase has protein sequence MKPLFFRAFVAFQLLSCVSTLARDFDLSRLTPVPADQQIPAEDFFRQSLMREPQVNPAGTHISALVSVDEDKAGLLLYEIATQKIERVGGDGSKDIYWTSWLDDNHLIFRVSFRKLYGLGIMVGRVGRLTDSYPLLQYTDAQHLGTPEDNRMRPVFWLKQEPTDRGSYLDGGIVALRAELDSGHRLINLHSAAAQHSDFAEMLEGNRRHTETLYPSPRSGLPVGFMLDRECKPAFAFTSDKGGVVTLHRWAGEGWQPTTFDLDTYEVLTHGDNPGELIINGRRETGKPRTVEIINIASGESKGEVLTDKSYDFEGWFFRDPTSLMIVGAQYERDGPAVIWFEEGYATMQKSLDAMFKGLVVRIIGADKARKTLIVRTFSDRQPDVFYFVDLEKRSVGLLKNSRPWIDPKRMRPMNIMKFKTRDGKTLDAYLTLPDGASKTTPAPLVVLPHGGPFARDNWGHNPEVQFLASRGYAVLQPNYRGSTGYSWQFTLQEEWDFVRMHDDVTDATKTALKTGLVDAKRVAIMGASFGGYLALSGVTKEPDLYRCAVTNVGVFDWAQLIQDSKYNQYDSPRYAALMRHLGDPKKAAERFAAMSPIHAVSQIKVPVMVAHGKEDNNVSVSQSRRLISQLEKHNVRYEKMIVSGEGHGMGNLGNRVEFYERADAFLRKNLAPTVDGAVQ, from the coding sequence ATGAAGCCATTATTCTTCCGTGCGTTCGTTGCGTTCCAACTCCTGTCCTGCGTCTCTACGCTAGCCCGGGATTTCGACCTGTCCCGTTTGACACCGGTCCCGGCAGATCAACAGATCCCTGCAGAGGATTTTTTCCGACAGAGCCTCATGCGAGAGCCTCAGGTGAATCCTGCCGGCACGCACATCTCGGCCCTTGTCAGCGTCGATGAAGACAAGGCCGGGCTATTGCTTTACGAGATTGCCACCCAGAAGATCGAACGTGTGGGCGGTGATGGCAGCAAGGACATCTATTGGACGAGCTGGCTCGATGATAATCACCTGATCTTCCGAGTCTCATTCAGGAAGCTCTACGGGCTTGGTATCATGGTGGGCCGCGTGGGACGACTCACTGATTCGTATCCGCTTCTTCAATACACGGATGCCCAGCATCTTGGCACACCGGAGGACAACCGCATGCGGCCGGTCTTCTGGCTGAAGCAGGAACCGACCGACCGCGGGAGCTATCTCGATGGTGGGATAGTGGCCCTTCGCGCCGAGCTCGATTCTGGTCACAGATTGATCAATCTCCATTCTGCGGCCGCCCAACACAGCGATTTTGCCGAGATGCTCGAGGGCAACAGGCGTCATACGGAGACGCTTTACCCAAGCCCGAGGTCGGGACTGCCAGTCGGCTTTATGCTCGACCGGGAGTGCAAGCCGGCCTTTGCATTTACCTCGGACAAAGGAGGTGTGGTGACACTGCATCGCTGGGCCGGAGAAGGTTGGCAGCCAACCACGTTCGATCTCGACACCTACGAGGTGCTCACACACGGCGACAACCCCGGAGAGTTAATCATCAATGGCCGCCGTGAGACTGGTAAGCCGCGGACCGTTGAAATCATCAACATAGCCTCTGGGGAATCAAAGGGAGAGGTTTTGACTGACAAGAGTTACGATTTTGAAGGTTGGTTCTTTCGTGATCCCACTAGCCTGATGATTGTAGGCGCACAGTATGAACGCGATGGACCAGCTGTCATCTGGTTCGAAGAAGGGTATGCGACCATGCAGAAATCCCTCGATGCCATGTTCAAGGGATTGGTGGTGCGGATCATTGGGGCGGATAAGGCTCGGAAGACCCTCATCGTGAGGACATTCTCGGACCGGCAACCCGATGTATTCTATTTTGTGGACCTGGAGAAGCGGTCGGTGGGGCTTTTGAAGAATTCGCGTCCATGGATTGATCCGAAGCGGATGCGTCCGATGAACATCATGAAGTTCAAGACGCGGGATGGAAAGACGCTTGACGCGTACCTGACACTTCCGGACGGAGCCTCGAAGACAACTCCGGCTCCGCTTGTCGTCCTCCCTCACGGTGGTCCGTTCGCTCGGGACAACTGGGGTCACAATCCCGAAGTTCAATTTCTGGCGAGCCGGGGATATGCTGTTTTGCAGCCCAACTACCGCGGCTCGACTGGATACAGCTGGCAATTCACGCTGCAGGAAGAGTGGGATTTTGTGCGAATGCATGATGACGTCACCGATGCAACAAAGACTGCCCTCAAAACCGGCTTGGTGGATGCCAAGCGAGTGGCGATCATGGGCGCCTCATTTGGTGGTTATCTCGCTCTCTCCGGAGTCACCAAGGAGCCAGACCTCTATCGTTGCGCGGTGACAAATGTAGGTGTCTTCGACTGGGCCCAGTTGATTCAGGATTCGAAGTACAACCAGTATGACAGCCCGCGCTACGCCGCCTTGATGCGTCATTTGGGCGATCCCAAGAAGGCCGCCGAAAGGTTTGCCGCGATGTCGCCGATCCATGCGGTCAGCCAGATCAAGGTGCCCGTGATGGTCGCGCACGGCAAAGAGGACAACAATGTGTCCGTAAGCCAATCACGCCGCCTGATCAGCCAATTGGAAAAGCACAATGTTCGATACGAAAAGATGATCGTTTCCGGAGAAGGGCACGGCATGGGAAACCTGGGCAACCGCGTAGAATTCTATGAGCGTGCGGATGCGTTCCTGAGAAAGAACCTGGCTCCTACAGTGGATGGCGCAGTGCAGTAA
- a CDS encoding OadG family transporter subunit, whose product MLDHIACDSRLLASALTENSSLLDNIGYQLSGLVVVFVALGAIWGLLEISGFYFRRADVAKSETSQPLPPAPTPPEATPLAEDIAVVIAAAVHMTCGPNARVASVVVVEPPSHTWGIEGRRHIHSTHKVR is encoded by the coding sequence ATGCTCGATCACATCGCCTGTGACTCACGTTTGCTAGCTTCAGCACTAACTGAAAATTCAAGCCTGCTAGACAACATCGGCTACCAATTGTCGGGACTCGTCGTCGTCTTCGTCGCTCTGGGAGCGATTTGGGGACTTCTCGAGATCAGTGGATTTTACTTTCGTCGCGCCGATGTCGCGAAGTCCGAAACCAGCCAGCCTCTGCCCCCTGCACCCACTCCACCTGAAGCCACCCCTTTGGCGGAGGATATCGCCGTCGTGATTGCCGCAGCGGTCCACATGACCTGCGGACCCAATGCGAGAGTGGCCTCAGTGGTCGTTGTCGAACCACCCTCCCACACCTGGGGCATCGAGGGACGGCGCCATATACACTCCACACACAAGGTACGCTAA
- a CDS encoding sodium ion-translocating decarboxylase subunit beta yields MLHGLLDFFTTCGFTLITWKMLAMWAVAGVLLWLAIAKGFEPLLLVPIAFGALLANLPTRGVITAELKPNGVYESATFTIEGRLVENAGTHASENAVQPMQKLRVERVEGGLFDFISQGIKLELFPPLIFLGVGALTDFGPLIAMPRTLLLGAAAQVGLFVTFLGASLLGFTPKQCASIGIIGGADGPTAIFLTNKLAPELLGAVAVAAYSYMSLVPLIQPPIMRLLTTDKERTIRMKSLRKVSKLEKLLFALGVMIVCILLVPDASALIAMLMLGNFLRECAVTERLVKASQNEIINVLTIFLGTSVGITMAADSFLAPATLKIIALGIIAFGFSTAGGVLAAKVMNWLSPKNPVNPLIGSAGVSAVPMAARVSHVEGQKYDKGNYLMMHAMGPNVAGVIGTAVAAGYFLATLR; encoded by the coding sequence ATGCTACACGGACTTCTCGACTTCTTCACGACCTGCGGGTTCACGTTGATCACCTGGAAGATGCTTGCGATGTGGGCGGTGGCTGGGGTTCTGCTCTGGCTCGCCATCGCCAAGGGATTCGAACCGCTGCTTCTCGTGCCGATTGCGTTTGGTGCACTGCTCGCGAATCTTCCGACGCGGGGAGTCATTACAGCAGAATTGAAACCCAACGGGGTCTATGAGAGCGCCACCTTCACAATAGAGGGAAGGCTTGTCGAAAATGCTGGAACCCACGCCAGCGAAAACGCGGTCCAGCCGATGCAAAAGCTCCGCGTCGAGCGCGTTGAAGGCGGGCTGTTCGACTTCATTTCCCAAGGCATCAAGCTTGAGCTCTTCCCACCATTGATCTTCCTTGGAGTCGGTGCTTTGACTGACTTTGGTCCCTTGATTGCCATGCCAAGAACATTGCTGCTTGGAGCAGCGGCTCAAGTGGGCCTGTTTGTAACCTTTCTCGGGGCCAGCTTGCTCGGGTTTACTCCGAAGCAGTGCGCATCGATCGGCATCATCGGTGGTGCCGATGGACCCACGGCGATCTTCCTGACCAACAAACTTGCCCCGGAATTGCTGGGCGCGGTCGCGGTTGCCGCGTATAGTTACATGTCTCTCGTGCCGTTAATTCAGCCGCCGATCATGCGGCTACTCACAACCGATAAGGAACGCACGATCCGGATGAAGTCGCTTCGAAAGGTGTCGAAGCTCGAGAAACTCCTGTTCGCGTTGGGCGTGATGATCGTGTGCATCCTGCTGGTGCCGGATGCTTCTGCTCTTATTGCCATGCTCATGCTTGGAAACTTCCTTCGGGAATGCGCCGTGACTGAACGCCTGGTCAAGGCGTCGCAAAATGAGATCATAAATGTCCTCACGATCTTCCTTGGAACCAGCGTCGGTATCACAATGGCAGCTGACAGCTTCCTCGCGCCTGCAACCCTGAAGATCATCGCACTTGGCATTATCGCCTTCGGCTTCTCAACTGCCGGTGGCGTCCTCGCGGCGAAGGTGATGAACTGGCTTAGCCCCAAGAACCCGGTGAATCCGCTTATTGGGTCAGCCGGAGTGTCTGCGGTACCGATGGCGGCACGTGTCTCGCATGTTGAAGGCCAGAAGTATGACAAGGGGAACTACCTCATGATGCACGCGATGGGACCCAATGTCGCGGGAGTGATTGGAACGGCGGTCGCCGCTGGCTATTTCCTGGCCACGTTGCGCTAA
- a CDS encoding LacI family DNA-binding transcriptional regulator: MRSLADLLGLSVMTVSRALRNASDVSPETRRRVLDAAREHGYRPDPVLSALNAYRQARAPHRPAKESLAFLTNFPAPDGWKSNDTFQRYFFGAEARANELGYQLDPFWVGDPGLTPKRITQILVQRGVRGLLVGPLAEGNAELKLDWRRFCAVGLGRSLKTPALTQVCPHHTHVVRLALSHVWRAGYGRVGLLISHPEDERTVNAVRTAYVFARHLDETRLAPPLLHGTLADGDVENWVERERIDVVFSSEAKHIAYFAARPALLRRVRFVNLNVQTGSQEPGVDQIPDVIGQHAVGLLHLKLLQRQSGAPAKREIMMIDGVWREGRGAWRLRRQE, translated from the coding sequence ATGCGCTCTCTCGCCGACTTGCTCGGCTTGAGCGTCATGACAGTGTCGCGCGCGCTGCGTAATGCCTCTGACGTGAGTCCTGAGACCCGTCGGCGAGTCTTGGACGCCGCGAGGGAGCATGGGTACCGTCCCGACCCCGTCCTATCCGCATTAAATGCCTATCGCCAGGCCCGGGCCCCGCATCGCCCGGCGAAAGAGTCGCTGGCTTTCCTCACCAACTTTCCAGCCCCGGACGGGTGGAAAAGCAACGACACCTTTCAGCGCTATTTCTTCGGAGCGGAGGCTCGGGCGAACGAACTCGGATACCAATTGGATCCGTTCTGGGTCGGGGACCCCGGTCTGACGCCCAAACGAATCACGCAAATCCTGGTGCAGCGCGGTGTCCGCGGCCTTCTCGTGGGTCCCTTGGCGGAGGGAAACGCCGAGTTGAAGCTGGATTGGAGGCGTTTTTGCGCGGTCGGCCTTGGCCGATCACTCAAGACCCCGGCGCTCACCCAAGTTTGTCCACATCATACGCACGTCGTCCGTCTGGCCCTGTCGCATGTGTGGCGCGCGGGGTACGGCAGGGTGGGCCTGCTGATCTCGCATCCGGAAGATGAAAGAACCGTGAATGCGGTGCGGACTGCCTATGTATTCGCTCGCCACCTGGATGAAACCCGACTCGCGCCACCTTTGCTTCATGGCACGCTCGCAGACGGCGACGTGGAAAACTGGGTGGAGCGGGAGCGCATCGATGTGGTCTTCAGCAGCGAAGCGAAACACATCGCTTACTTCGCCGCCCGTCCCGCTTTGTTGCGCCGCGTGCGTTTTGTAAATCTCAATGTCCAGACAGGCTCGCAGGAGCCAGGGGTGGATCAGATTCCGGACGTGATCGGGCAGCACGCAGTGGGTTTGCTTCACCTCAAGCTCCTCCAACGTCAATCTGGAGCGCCGGCGAAGCGCGAGATCATGATGATTGATGGAGTCTGGCGGGAGGGAAGGGGGGCTTGGCGTCTTCGGCGGCAGGAGTAA
- a CDS encoding sugar kinase, whose amino-acid sequence MPLSLKSNESSRFEQLSLGEIMLRLDPGEGRVRTARQFQAWEGGGEYNTSRGLRKCFGLRTAVCTALVDNEVGRLIEDFIMQGGVATDYIRWREDDGIGRQVRNGLNFTERGFGIRGAVGVPDRGHTAASQLKRGDFDWDRVFTETGARWFHTGGIFAALSETTADLVLEAVAAAHRHGVVVSYDLNYRPSLWKSIGGQRRAQAVNKEIAKHVDVMIGNEEDFTACLGLEVSGAEGLSELPIESFKKMIEEATREYPNFKVVATTLRRVISATRNDWGAILWDGGQFYQSRHYPEMEILDRVGGGDSFAAGLMYGYLQGKGPQAAVEYGAAHGALAGTTPGDTSMATVKEVEKLMKGGNARVVR is encoded by the coding sequence ATGCCTCTCTCTCTAAAATCCAACGAGTCGTCCCGCTTCGAGCAGCTCTCACTTGGCGAGATCATGCTTCGTCTCGATCCTGGTGAGGGGCGGGTGCGCACAGCGCGACAATTCCAGGCCTGGGAGGGAGGTGGGGAATACAACACCTCCCGGGGCCTCCGAAAATGCTTCGGACTTCGTACAGCGGTCTGCACCGCCCTCGTCGACAACGAGGTGGGCCGGCTCATCGAGGACTTCATCATGCAGGGCGGCGTGGCAACCGACTACATCCGCTGGCGCGAGGATGATGGCATCGGACGGCAGGTGCGAAACGGCCTGAACTTCACGGAGCGTGGATTCGGGATCCGGGGCGCCGTCGGCGTGCCGGACCGCGGGCACACCGCGGCCTCCCAGTTGAAGCGAGGCGACTTCGACTGGGATCGCGTGTTTACCGAAACAGGTGCACGCTGGTTCCATACCGGTGGCATTTTCGCCGCCCTTTCCGAGACCACTGCCGACCTGGTGCTCGAAGCGGTCGCGGCCGCGCATCGGCACGGTGTGGTCGTTTCGTACGACCTCAACTATCGCCCCTCGCTCTGGAAATCGATCGGCGGCCAGAGGCGGGCCCAGGCAGTCAACAAGGAGATCGCAAAGCACGTCGATGTCATGATCGGCAATGAAGAGGATTTCACCGCATGCCTCGGCCTTGAGGTGTCGGGAGCCGAAGGGCTCTCCGAGCTGCCAATCGAGTCTTTCAAAAAGATGATTGAGGAGGCGACCCGCGAATACCCCAACTTCAAGGTAGTGGCCACCACGCTCCGCAGGGTCATCAGTGCAACGCGAAACGATTGGGGCGCTATTCTCTGGGACGGCGGACAGTTTTATCAAAGCCGGCACTACCCGGAGATGGAGATCCTTGACCGCGTCGGAGGCGGCGACAGCTTTGCAGCCGGCCTGATGTACGGCTACCTCCAGGGGAAGGGTCCCCAAGCCGCTGTGGAGTATGGTGCGGCTCATGGAGCCCTCGCGGGCACGACCCCCGGTGACACATCGATGGCCACAGTGAAAGAAGTCGAGAAGCTCATGAAGGGTGGCAACGCCCGAGTCGTTCGTTGA